In a single window of the Solea senegalensis isolate Sse05_10M linkage group LG1, IFAPA_SoseM_1, whole genome shotgun sequence genome:
- the zfyve9a gene encoding zinc finger FYVE domain-containing protein 9 isoform X2 yields MENYFQAEAFNLDKVLDEFEQNEDETDTPILSDAKWTQILAPPAHLLSLNPALAHADLSPRESPLPFKALPDSSSCASPGDDPKRHPGPELSSWTEERPADVHSPPLPQPNIGKLVGTDDLSPPPVTACSAVENGCSASPPHDRLCKEISSPADNNPGAADQAVKPHQEERAVSAGGGSSTVPHTHFNFELGHGHGEALSEKVRPNVAPTTQDREDVALEDNAGVLQDYSRKRCIAKSNMDRGESLLNGGRDVQAGCEIEENGLSPPNRVGVEKERSYNPEEHINQLLRISSLPNGLEQERSSDYKLIEVEQKEEEGFSPSPVPSKEDSVTEEKEMEESKQESSDGGAVGSGSIQPKLNNSRLQPVSVPYGGARPKQPVSLKLQIPQPLSGQVQNQLVTKNKNLENQGRRLTPQETSLSGTDQTTVGVNGDDVVHSPSLMLSESPDNDLQAGHQGSLCKKPANSLGEVAPVWVPDSQAPVCMKCDVKFTFTKRRHHCRACGKVFCATCCSLKCRLMYMDRKEARVCVTCHSALMSAQSWDTPVSSSSHSPNPNNPAEYCSTIPPLQQAQASGVLSSPPPTVMVPVGVLKQPGNEASLTREQRRVWFADGVLPNGDTAESPKPPSSSPVPLQLPAISTSSNKSSTSGSSEAAHTPVAPVGSPVGSSLSLIPEDGLPPILISTGVKGDYAVEERPLEIVLMQQLEEGGPDPLVFVLNANLLAMVKLVNYVNRKCWYVTTKGMHAVGQAEVVILLQCLPDEKTIPKDIFTHFVHLYQEALSGNVLSHLSHSFFTQSFLGSKEHGGFLYISPSFQSLQDLLLPNPPYLFGILIQKWETPWAKVFPIRLMLRLGAEYRFYPCPLFSVRFRKPLFGETGHTIMNLLADFRNYQYTLPVVKGLVVDMEVRKTSIKIPSNRYNELMKAMNKSNEHVLAMGACFNDRADSHLVCVQNDDGNYQTQAISIHHQPRKVTGACFFVFSGALKASSGFLAKTSIVEDGVMIQITAETMDSLRQALRDMKDFTITCGKADQEENQELVQIQWTEDDHNFNKGVISPIDGKSMESITSVKIFHGSEFKANGKVIRWTEVFFLQSEDQPNGLSDPADHSRLTENVARAFCVALCPHLKLLKEDGMAKLGLRVTLDSDQVGYLAGSNGQPLLHQYLSDLDSALIPVIHSGACQLSEGPVVMELVFYILEIIS; encoded by the exons ATGGAGAATTACTTCCAGGCTGAGGCCTTCAACCTGGACAAGGTCCTGGATGAGTTTGAGCAAAATGAAG ATGAGACGGACACTCCCATTCTCTCTGATGCCAAGTGGACCCAGATCCTGGCCCCACCAGCCCACCTGCTCTCTCTGAACCCCGCCCTGGCCCATGCAGACCTAAGCCCCCGGGAGAGTCCGCTGCCTTTCAAGGCTCtccctgactcctcctcctgtgccTCCCCGGGGGATGACCCTAAAAGACATCCTGGTCCTGAACTTTCATCCTGGACAGAGGAGAGGCCGGCAGACGTCCACAGTCCGCCTCTCCCCCAGCCCAACATTGGCAAACTGGTGGGGACTGACGACCTCTCGCCGCCCCCTGTGACGGCATGTAGTGCTGTGGAGAATGGTTGCTCTGCAAGCCCACCACATGACAGGCTTTGCAAGGAGATAAGTTCTCCTGCAGACAACAATCCTGGTGCAGCAGACCAGGCAGTTAAACCTCATCAGGAGGAGAGAGCTGtctcagcaggaggagggagCTCAACTGTCCCTCACACTCACTTTAACTTTGAGCTTGGACATGGACATGGTGAAGCTTTATCTGAGAAGGTTCGTCCAAATGTGGCACCAACAACACAAGATAGAGAAGATGTTGCACTGGAGGACAATGCAGGTGTTTTACAGGACTATAGTCGAAAGAGATGCATTGCAAAGTCGAACATGGACAGGGGCGAAAGTCTCCTTAATGGTGGGAGAGATGTTCAAGCTGGTTGTGAGATAGAGGAGAATGGTTTATCTCCTCCTAACAGGGTTGGagtggagaaggagaggagtTACAATCCAGAGGAACACAtaaaccagctcctcagaataTCAAGCCTTCCCAATGGTTTGGAGCAAGAGAGGAGTAGTGATTACAAGCTGATTGAGGTagaacagaaggaggaggagggtttctctccctctcctgttcCCTCTAAAGAGGACTCTGTGACTGAGGAGAAAGAAATGGAAGAGAGCAAGCAGGAGAGCAGTGATGGAGGAGCAGTTGGTTCAGGTAGCATCCAACCAAAACTCAACAACAGTCGACTGCAGCCGGTCAGTGTTCCGTACGGAGGGGCACGACCGAAGCAGCCTGTCAGCCTCAAACTTCAGATTCCACAGCCACTGTCAGGCCAAGTCCAAAACCAGCTTGTCACCAAGAACAAGAACCTCGAGAACCAGGGTCGGAGACTTACGCCACAGGAGACGAGTCTCAGTGGGACTGATCAGACTACAGTTGGGGTGAATGGAGATGATGTTGTCCACTCTCCTTCTCTGATGCTTTCAGAGAGCCCAGATAATGATCTGCAAGCAGGTCATCAAGGCAGCCTGTGCAAGAAACCAGCCAACTCCCTGGGTGAGGTTGCTCCTGTGTGGGTACCCGACTCCCAGGCTCCTGTCTGTATGAAATGTGACGTCAAGTTCACCTTCACCAAGAGGAGGCACCATTGCAGGGCCTGTGGCAAG GTGTTTTGTGCGACGTGCTGCAGTCTGAAGTGCAGGCTCATGTACATGGACAGGAAGGAGGCCCGCGTCTGTGTCACCTGTCACTCTGCTCTGATGAGTG CTCAATCATGGGACACACCGGTTTCTTCAAGCAGCCACAGTCCAAACCCCAACAACCCAGCCGAGTACTGCTCCACCATCCCCCCTTTGCAGCAGGCTCAAGCCTCTGGGGTCCTCAGCTCCCCTCCTCCCACTGTCATGGTGCCTGTGGGAGTCCTTAAACAGCCTGGCAACGAGG CGTCCCTCACGCGTGAGCAGAGGAGAGTATGGTTTGCTGACGGCGTCTTGCCCAACGGAGACACAGCAGAGTCCCCCAAACCTCCGAGCTCCAGCCCTGTCCCCTTGCAGTTGCCAGCCATCTCCACGAGTTCAAACAAATCGTCCACTTCCGGTTCCTCAGAG gCAGCCCACACCCCTGTTGCCCCGGTTGGCAGCCCCGTGGGCAGCTCCCTCAGTCTGATTCCGGAGGACGGGCTCCCTCCCATCCTTATCTCCACTGGAGTCAAAGGAG ACTACGCAGTAGAGGAGAGGCCGTTGGAGATCGTTCTtatgcagcagctggaggaagGAGGCCCAGACCCCCTGGTCTTTGTGCTCAATGCTAACCTGCTTGCTATGGTCAAACTTGTAAACT ATGTAAACCGGAAGTGCTGGTACGTGACAACGAAAGGCATGCACGCCGTCGGTCAGGCGGAGGTGGTCATTCTGCTCCAGTGTCTCCCTGATGAGAAGACCATCCCGAAAGACATCTTCACCCATTTTGTACACCTCTACCAGGAGGCTCTCAGTG GCAACGTGCTGAGCCACCTGAGTCACTCCTTCTTCACGCAGAGCTTCCTGGGCAGTAAGGAGCATGGCGGTTTCCTATACATCAGCCCGTCCTTCCAGTCGCTGCAGGACCTGCTGCTTCCAAACCCGCCTTACCTCTTTGGCATCCTGATCCAAAAGTGGGAGACACCCTGGGCCAAGGTCTTCCCCATCCGCCTCATGCTGCGGCTGGGCGCAGAGTACCGCT TTTATCCGTGTCCGCTGTTCAGCGTTCGCTTCCGAAAACCACTCTTCGGTGAGACTGGTCACACTATCATGAACCTGCTCGCA GATTTTCGGAACTACCAGTACACACTGCCGGTGGTGAAAGGCCTGGTTGTGGACATGGAGGTGAGGAAGACGAGCATCAAGATCCCCAGCAATCGCTACAATGAG CTGATGAAGGCCATGAACAAGTCCAACGAGCACGTGCTGGCCATGGGGGCGTGTTTCAACGACCGCGCCGACTCCCACCTGGTGTGCGTCCAGAACGATGACGGCAACTATCAGACGCAGGCGATCAGCATCCATCACCAGCCGCGCAAAG ttACTGGAGCCTGCTTCTTTGTGTTCAGTGGCGCTTTGAAAGCCTCGTCAGGATTTTTAGCCAAGACCAGCATCGTGGAAG ATGGTGTAATGATCCAGATCACAGCTGAGACCATGGACTCTCTGCGTCAGGCTCTGAGGGACATGAAGGACTTCACCATCACGTGTGGCAAAGCCGACCAGGAGGAGAACCAGGAGCTCGTCCAAATCCAGTGGACAGAGGATGACCACAACTTCAACAAGGG CGTGATCAGTCCGATTGATGGAAAGTCTATGGAGTCCATCACCAGCGTTAAGATCTTCCACGGCTCCGAGTTCAAGGCCAATGGCAAAGTCATCCGCTGGACAGAG GTTTTCTTCCTCCAGAGTGAAGACCAACCCAACGGTCTGAGCGACCCGGCCGACCACAGTCGCCTGACTGAGAACGTAGCGAGGGCTTTCTGTGTGGCGCTGTGTCCAcacctgaagctgctgaaggagGACGGCATGGCCAAACTGGGCCTGAGGGTCACACTGGACTCTGACCAG GTGGGTTACCTGGCAGGAAGTAACGGTCAGCCTCTCCTGCATCAGTACCTGAGTGACCTGGACAGCGCTCTGATCCCCGTCATTCACAGCGGAGCGTGTCAGCTGAGCGAGGGCCCCGTGGTCATGGAGCTGGTCTTCTACATCCTGGAGATCATCTCCTAG
- the zfyve9a gene encoding zinc finger FYVE domain-containing protein 9 isoform X4: MENYFQAEAFNLDKVLDEFEQNEDETDTPILSDAKWTQILAPPAHLLSLNPALAHADLSPRESPLPFKALPDSSSCASPGDDPKRHPGPELSSWTEERPADVHSPPLPQPNIGKLVGTDDLSPPPVTACSAVENGCSASPPHDRLCKEISSPADNNPGAADQAVKPHQEERAVSAGGGSSTVPHTHFNFELGHGHGEALSEKVRPNVAPTTQDREDVALEDNAGVLQDYSRKRCIAKSNMDRGESLLNGGRDVQAGCEIEENGLSPPNRVGVEKERSYNPEEHINQLLRISSLPNGLEQERSSDYKLIEVEQKEEEGFSPSPVPSKEDSVTEEKEMEESKQESSDGGAVGSGSIQPKLNNSRLQPVSVPYGGARPKQPVSLKLQIPQPLSGQVQNQLVTKNKNLENQGRRLTPQETSLSGTDQTTVGVNGDDVVHSPSLMLSESPDNDLQAGHQGSLCKKPANSLGEVAPVWVPDSQAPVCMKCDVKFTFTKRRHHCRACGKVFCATCCSLKCRLMYMDRKEARVCVTCHSALMSASLTREQRRVWFADGVLPNGDTAESPKPPSSSPVPLQLPAISTSSNKSSTSGSSEAAHTPVAPVGSPVGSSLSLIPEDGLPPILISTGVKGDYAVEERPLEIVLMQQLEEGGPDPLVFVLNANLLAMVKLVNYVNRKCWYVTTKGMHAVGQAEVVILLQCLPDEKTIPKDIFTHFVHLYQEALSGNVLSHLSHSFFTQSFLGSKEHGGFLYISPSFQSLQDLLLPNPPYLFGILIQKWETPWAKVFPIRLMLRLGAEYRFYPCPLFSVRFRKPLFGETGHTIMNLLADFRNYQYTLPVVKGLVVDMEVRKTSIKIPSNRYNELMKAMNKSNEHVLAMGACFNDRADSHLVCVQNDDGNYQTQAISIHHQPRKVTGACFFVFSGALKASSGFLAKTSIVEDGVMIQITAETMDSLRQALRDMKDFTITCGKADQEENQELVQIQWTEDDHNFNKGVISPIDGKSMESITSVKIFHGSEFKANGKVIRWTEVFFLQSEDQPNGLSDPADHSRLTENVARAFCVALCPHLKLLKEDGMAKLGLRVTLDSDQVGYLAGSNGQPLLHQYLSDLDSALIPVIHSGACQLSEGPVVMELVFYILEIIS; encoded by the exons ATGGAGAATTACTTCCAGGCTGAGGCCTTCAACCTGGACAAGGTCCTGGATGAGTTTGAGCAAAATGAAG ATGAGACGGACACTCCCATTCTCTCTGATGCCAAGTGGACCCAGATCCTGGCCCCACCAGCCCACCTGCTCTCTCTGAACCCCGCCCTGGCCCATGCAGACCTAAGCCCCCGGGAGAGTCCGCTGCCTTTCAAGGCTCtccctgactcctcctcctgtgccTCCCCGGGGGATGACCCTAAAAGACATCCTGGTCCTGAACTTTCATCCTGGACAGAGGAGAGGCCGGCAGACGTCCACAGTCCGCCTCTCCCCCAGCCCAACATTGGCAAACTGGTGGGGACTGACGACCTCTCGCCGCCCCCTGTGACGGCATGTAGTGCTGTGGAGAATGGTTGCTCTGCAAGCCCACCACATGACAGGCTTTGCAAGGAGATAAGTTCTCCTGCAGACAACAATCCTGGTGCAGCAGACCAGGCAGTTAAACCTCATCAGGAGGAGAGAGCTGtctcagcaggaggagggagCTCAACTGTCCCTCACACTCACTTTAACTTTGAGCTTGGACATGGACATGGTGAAGCTTTATCTGAGAAGGTTCGTCCAAATGTGGCACCAACAACACAAGATAGAGAAGATGTTGCACTGGAGGACAATGCAGGTGTTTTACAGGACTATAGTCGAAAGAGATGCATTGCAAAGTCGAACATGGACAGGGGCGAAAGTCTCCTTAATGGTGGGAGAGATGTTCAAGCTGGTTGTGAGATAGAGGAGAATGGTTTATCTCCTCCTAACAGGGTTGGagtggagaaggagaggagtTACAATCCAGAGGAACACAtaaaccagctcctcagaataTCAAGCCTTCCCAATGGTTTGGAGCAAGAGAGGAGTAGTGATTACAAGCTGATTGAGGTagaacagaaggaggaggagggtttctctccctctcctgttcCCTCTAAAGAGGACTCTGTGACTGAGGAGAAAGAAATGGAAGAGAGCAAGCAGGAGAGCAGTGATGGAGGAGCAGTTGGTTCAGGTAGCATCCAACCAAAACTCAACAACAGTCGACTGCAGCCGGTCAGTGTTCCGTACGGAGGGGCACGACCGAAGCAGCCTGTCAGCCTCAAACTTCAGATTCCACAGCCACTGTCAGGCCAAGTCCAAAACCAGCTTGTCACCAAGAACAAGAACCTCGAGAACCAGGGTCGGAGACTTACGCCACAGGAGACGAGTCTCAGTGGGACTGATCAGACTACAGTTGGGGTGAATGGAGATGATGTTGTCCACTCTCCTTCTCTGATGCTTTCAGAGAGCCCAGATAATGATCTGCAAGCAGGTCATCAAGGCAGCCTGTGCAAGAAACCAGCCAACTCCCTGGGTGAGGTTGCTCCTGTGTGGGTACCCGACTCCCAGGCTCCTGTCTGTATGAAATGTGACGTCAAGTTCACCTTCACCAAGAGGAGGCACCATTGCAGGGCCTGTGGCAAG GTGTTTTGTGCGACGTGCTGCAGTCTGAAGTGCAGGCTCATGTACATGGACAGGAAGGAGGCCCGCGTCTGTGTCACCTGTCACTCTGCTCTGATGAGTG CGTCCCTCACGCGTGAGCAGAGGAGAGTATGGTTTGCTGACGGCGTCTTGCCCAACGGAGACACAGCAGAGTCCCCCAAACCTCCGAGCTCCAGCCCTGTCCCCTTGCAGTTGCCAGCCATCTCCACGAGTTCAAACAAATCGTCCACTTCCGGTTCCTCAGAG gCAGCCCACACCCCTGTTGCCCCGGTTGGCAGCCCCGTGGGCAGCTCCCTCAGTCTGATTCCGGAGGACGGGCTCCCTCCCATCCTTATCTCCACTGGAGTCAAAGGAG ACTACGCAGTAGAGGAGAGGCCGTTGGAGATCGTTCTtatgcagcagctggaggaagGAGGCCCAGACCCCCTGGTCTTTGTGCTCAATGCTAACCTGCTTGCTATGGTCAAACTTGTAAACT ATGTAAACCGGAAGTGCTGGTACGTGACAACGAAAGGCATGCACGCCGTCGGTCAGGCGGAGGTGGTCATTCTGCTCCAGTGTCTCCCTGATGAGAAGACCATCCCGAAAGACATCTTCACCCATTTTGTACACCTCTACCAGGAGGCTCTCAGTG GCAACGTGCTGAGCCACCTGAGTCACTCCTTCTTCACGCAGAGCTTCCTGGGCAGTAAGGAGCATGGCGGTTTCCTATACATCAGCCCGTCCTTCCAGTCGCTGCAGGACCTGCTGCTTCCAAACCCGCCTTACCTCTTTGGCATCCTGATCCAAAAGTGGGAGACACCCTGGGCCAAGGTCTTCCCCATCCGCCTCATGCTGCGGCTGGGCGCAGAGTACCGCT TTTATCCGTGTCCGCTGTTCAGCGTTCGCTTCCGAAAACCACTCTTCGGTGAGACTGGTCACACTATCATGAACCTGCTCGCA GATTTTCGGAACTACCAGTACACACTGCCGGTGGTGAAAGGCCTGGTTGTGGACATGGAGGTGAGGAAGACGAGCATCAAGATCCCCAGCAATCGCTACAATGAG CTGATGAAGGCCATGAACAAGTCCAACGAGCACGTGCTGGCCATGGGGGCGTGTTTCAACGACCGCGCCGACTCCCACCTGGTGTGCGTCCAGAACGATGACGGCAACTATCAGACGCAGGCGATCAGCATCCATCACCAGCCGCGCAAAG ttACTGGAGCCTGCTTCTTTGTGTTCAGTGGCGCTTTGAAAGCCTCGTCAGGATTTTTAGCCAAGACCAGCATCGTGGAAG ATGGTGTAATGATCCAGATCACAGCTGAGACCATGGACTCTCTGCGTCAGGCTCTGAGGGACATGAAGGACTTCACCATCACGTGTGGCAAAGCCGACCAGGAGGAGAACCAGGAGCTCGTCCAAATCCAGTGGACAGAGGATGACCACAACTTCAACAAGGG CGTGATCAGTCCGATTGATGGAAAGTCTATGGAGTCCATCACCAGCGTTAAGATCTTCCACGGCTCCGAGTTCAAGGCCAATGGCAAAGTCATCCGCTGGACAGAG GTTTTCTTCCTCCAGAGTGAAGACCAACCCAACGGTCTGAGCGACCCGGCCGACCACAGTCGCCTGACTGAGAACGTAGCGAGGGCTTTCTGTGTGGCGCTGTGTCCAcacctgaagctgctgaaggagGACGGCATGGCCAAACTGGGCCTGAGGGTCACACTGGACTCTGACCAG GTGGGTTACCTGGCAGGAAGTAACGGTCAGCCTCTCCTGCATCAGTACCTGAGTGACCTGGACAGCGCTCTGATCCCCGTCATTCACAGCGGAGCGTGTCAGCTGAGCGAGGGCCCCGTGGTCATGGAGCTGGTCTTCTACATCCTGGAGATCATCTCCTAG
- the zfyve9a gene encoding zinc finger FYVE domain-containing protein 9 isoform X1, giving the protein MENYFQAEAFNLDKVLDEFEQNEDETDTPILSDAKWTQILAPPAHLLSLNPALAHADLSPRESPLPFKALPDSSSCASPGDDPKRHPGPELSSWTEERPADVHSPPLPQPNIGKLVGTDDLSPPPVTACSAVENGCSASPPHDRLCKEISSPADNNPGAADQAVKPHQEERAVSAGGGSSTVPHTHFNFELGHGHGEALSEKVRPNVAPTTQDREDVALEDNAGVLQDYSRKRCIAKSNMDRGESLLNGGRDVQAGCEIEENGLSPPNRVGVEKERSYNPEEHINQLLRISSLPNGLEQERSSDYKLIEVEQKEEEGFSPSPVPSKEDSVTEEKEMEESKQESSDGGAVGSGSIQPKLNNSRLQPVSVPYGGARPKQPVSLKLQIPQPLSGQVQNQLVTKNKNLENQGRRLTPQETSLSGTDQTTVGVNGDDVVHSPSLMLSESPDNDLQAGHQGSLCKKPANSLGEVAPVWVPDSQAPVCMKCDVKFTFTKRRHHCRACGKVFCATCCSLKCRLMYMDRKEARVCVTCHSALMSAQSWDTPVSSSSHSPNPNNPAEYCSTIPPLQQAQASGVLSSPPPTVMVPVGVLKQPGNEASLTREQRRVWFADGVLPNGDTAESPKPPSSSPVPLQLPAISTSSNKSSTSGSSEAAHTPVAPVGSPVGSSLSLIPEDGLPPILISTGVKGGTGGHITDYAVEERPLEIVLMQQLEEGGPDPLVFVLNANLLAMVKLVNYVNRKCWYVTTKGMHAVGQAEVVILLQCLPDEKTIPKDIFTHFVHLYQEALSGNVLSHLSHSFFTQSFLGSKEHGGFLYISPSFQSLQDLLLPNPPYLFGILIQKWETPWAKVFPIRLMLRLGAEYRFYPCPLFSVRFRKPLFGETGHTIMNLLADFRNYQYTLPVVKGLVVDMEVRKTSIKIPSNRYNELMKAMNKSNEHVLAMGACFNDRADSHLVCVQNDDGNYQTQAISIHHQPRKVTGACFFVFSGALKASSGFLAKTSIVEDGVMIQITAETMDSLRQALRDMKDFTITCGKADQEENQELVQIQWTEDDHNFNKGVISPIDGKSMESITSVKIFHGSEFKANGKVIRWTEVFFLQSEDQPNGLSDPADHSRLTENVARAFCVALCPHLKLLKEDGMAKLGLRVTLDSDQVGYLAGSNGQPLLHQYLSDLDSALIPVIHSGACQLSEGPVVMELVFYILEIIS; this is encoded by the exons ATGGAGAATTACTTCCAGGCTGAGGCCTTCAACCTGGACAAGGTCCTGGATGAGTTTGAGCAAAATGAAG ATGAGACGGACACTCCCATTCTCTCTGATGCCAAGTGGACCCAGATCCTGGCCCCACCAGCCCACCTGCTCTCTCTGAACCCCGCCCTGGCCCATGCAGACCTAAGCCCCCGGGAGAGTCCGCTGCCTTTCAAGGCTCtccctgactcctcctcctgtgccTCCCCGGGGGATGACCCTAAAAGACATCCTGGTCCTGAACTTTCATCCTGGACAGAGGAGAGGCCGGCAGACGTCCACAGTCCGCCTCTCCCCCAGCCCAACATTGGCAAACTGGTGGGGACTGACGACCTCTCGCCGCCCCCTGTGACGGCATGTAGTGCTGTGGAGAATGGTTGCTCTGCAAGCCCACCACATGACAGGCTTTGCAAGGAGATAAGTTCTCCTGCAGACAACAATCCTGGTGCAGCAGACCAGGCAGTTAAACCTCATCAGGAGGAGAGAGCTGtctcagcaggaggagggagCTCAACTGTCCCTCACACTCACTTTAACTTTGAGCTTGGACATGGACATGGTGAAGCTTTATCTGAGAAGGTTCGTCCAAATGTGGCACCAACAACACAAGATAGAGAAGATGTTGCACTGGAGGACAATGCAGGTGTTTTACAGGACTATAGTCGAAAGAGATGCATTGCAAAGTCGAACATGGACAGGGGCGAAAGTCTCCTTAATGGTGGGAGAGATGTTCAAGCTGGTTGTGAGATAGAGGAGAATGGTTTATCTCCTCCTAACAGGGTTGGagtggagaaggagaggagtTACAATCCAGAGGAACACAtaaaccagctcctcagaataTCAAGCCTTCCCAATGGTTTGGAGCAAGAGAGGAGTAGTGATTACAAGCTGATTGAGGTagaacagaaggaggaggagggtttctctccctctcctgttcCCTCTAAAGAGGACTCTGTGACTGAGGAGAAAGAAATGGAAGAGAGCAAGCAGGAGAGCAGTGATGGAGGAGCAGTTGGTTCAGGTAGCATCCAACCAAAACTCAACAACAGTCGACTGCAGCCGGTCAGTGTTCCGTACGGAGGGGCACGACCGAAGCAGCCTGTCAGCCTCAAACTTCAGATTCCACAGCCACTGTCAGGCCAAGTCCAAAACCAGCTTGTCACCAAGAACAAGAACCTCGAGAACCAGGGTCGGAGACTTACGCCACAGGAGACGAGTCTCAGTGGGACTGATCAGACTACAGTTGGGGTGAATGGAGATGATGTTGTCCACTCTCCTTCTCTGATGCTTTCAGAGAGCCCAGATAATGATCTGCAAGCAGGTCATCAAGGCAGCCTGTGCAAGAAACCAGCCAACTCCCTGGGTGAGGTTGCTCCTGTGTGGGTACCCGACTCCCAGGCTCCTGTCTGTATGAAATGTGACGTCAAGTTCACCTTCACCAAGAGGAGGCACCATTGCAGGGCCTGTGGCAAG GTGTTTTGTGCGACGTGCTGCAGTCTGAAGTGCAGGCTCATGTACATGGACAGGAAGGAGGCCCGCGTCTGTGTCACCTGTCACTCTGCTCTGATGAGTG CTCAATCATGGGACACACCGGTTTCTTCAAGCAGCCACAGTCCAAACCCCAACAACCCAGCCGAGTACTGCTCCACCATCCCCCCTTTGCAGCAGGCTCAAGCCTCTGGGGTCCTCAGCTCCCCTCCTCCCACTGTCATGGTGCCTGTGGGAGTCCTTAAACAGCCTGGCAACGAGG CGTCCCTCACGCGTGAGCAGAGGAGAGTATGGTTTGCTGACGGCGTCTTGCCCAACGGAGACACAGCAGAGTCCCCCAAACCTCCGAGCTCCAGCCCTGTCCCCTTGCAGTTGCCAGCCATCTCCACGAGTTCAAACAAATCGTCCACTTCCGGTTCCTCAGAG gCAGCCCACACCCCTGTTGCCCCGGTTGGCAGCCCCGTGGGCAGCTCCCTCAGTCTGATTCCGGAGGACGGGCTCCCTCCCATCCTTATCTCCACTGGAGTCAAAGGAGGTACGGGAGGCCACATCACAG ACTACGCAGTAGAGGAGAGGCCGTTGGAGATCGTTCTtatgcagcagctggaggaagGAGGCCCAGACCCCCTGGTCTTTGTGCTCAATGCTAACCTGCTTGCTATGGTCAAACTTGTAAACT ATGTAAACCGGAAGTGCTGGTACGTGACAACGAAAGGCATGCACGCCGTCGGTCAGGCGGAGGTGGTCATTCTGCTCCAGTGTCTCCCTGATGAGAAGACCATCCCGAAAGACATCTTCACCCATTTTGTACACCTCTACCAGGAGGCTCTCAGTG GCAACGTGCTGAGCCACCTGAGTCACTCCTTCTTCACGCAGAGCTTCCTGGGCAGTAAGGAGCATGGCGGTTTCCTATACATCAGCCCGTCCTTCCAGTCGCTGCAGGACCTGCTGCTTCCAAACCCGCCTTACCTCTTTGGCATCCTGATCCAAAAGTGGGAGACACCCTGGGCCAAGGTCTTCCCCATCCGCCTCATGCTGCGGCTGGGCGCAGAGTACCGCT TTTATCCGTGTCCGCTGTTCAGCGTTCGCTTCCGAAAACCACTCTTCGGTGAGACTGGTCACACTATCATGAACCTGCTCGCA GATTTTCGGAACTACCAGTACACACTGCCGGTGGTGAAAGGCCTGGTTGTGGACATGGAGGTGAGGAAGACGAGCATCAAGATCCCCAGCAATCGCTACAATGAG CTGATGAAGGCCATGAACAAGTCCAACGAGCACGTGCTGGCCATGGGGGCGTGTTTCAACGACCGCGCCGACTCCCACCTGGTGTGCGTCCAGAACGATGACGGCAACTATCAGACGCAGGCGATCAGCATCCATCACCAGCCGCGCAAAG ttACTGGAGCCTGCTTCTTTGTGTTCAGTGGCGCTTTGAAAGCCTCGTCAGGATTTTTAGCCAAGACCAGCATCGTGGAAG ATGGTGTAATGATCCAGATCACAGCTGAGACCATGGACTCTCTGCGTCAGGCTCTGAGGGACATGAAGGACTTCACCATCACGTGTGGCAAAGCCGACCAGGAGGAGAACCAGGAGCTCGTCCAAATCCAGTGGACAGAGGATGACCACAACTTCAACAAGGG CGTGATCAGTCCGATTGATGGAAAGTCTATGGAGTCCATCACCAGCGTTAAGATCTTCCACGGCTCCGAGTTCAAGGCCAATGGCAAAGTCATCCGCTGGACAGAG GTTTTCTTCCTCCAGAGTGAAGACCAACCCAACGGTCTGAGCGACCCGGCCGACCACAGTCGCCTGACTGAGAACGTAGCGAGGGCTTTCTGTGTGGCGCTGTGTCCAcacctgaagctgctgaaggagGACGGCATGGCCAAACTGGGCCTGAGGGTCACACTGGACTCTGACCAG GTGGGTTACCTGGCAGGAAGTAACGGTCAGCCTCTCCTGCATCAGTACCTGAGTGACCTGGACAGCGCTCTGATCCCCGTCATTCACAGCGGAGCGTGTCAGCTGAGCGAGGGCCCCGTGGTCATGGAGCTGGTCTTCTACATCCTGGAGATCATCTCCTAG